Genomic window (Allostreptomyces psammosilenae):
CGAGCGGACCGCCCCGCGCCTCGGGCGCGTCCGGCTGCGTTCCAGCGAGTTCACCGTCCTGGTGGAGTGGTGGTGGCTGGGCCGGGTCGCCACCTGCGCGCTCCTGCTGGAGCCCCCGGGTGACGGCGCTGGCCAGAGCGACGGTGAGAACGGCGGCAGCGCCCCCAGCGACGGCGACGGCCCGAGCGACGGTGAGCACGGCGACAGGGGCGGCGCCCCCGCCCCGCGGCGCGGCCCGCGGAAGCTGCCCTTCGAGCCACCCGCGGGCAGCCGGGCGTCCCGGCTGGCCAGGCTGAAGCGGGAGCACCCGGCGCTCTACGCGTCCCGGCACGTCGCGATCGCCGTGCTGGAGGTGGGGCTGGCGGTCCTGGGGGTCGGCGCCCTGCTCAGGGCGCTGCTGCCGCGGATCGACTGGTCGTTCCTCCCGGAGATCGACCTGTCCTGGATCCCACGCCCCCACCTGGACCTGCCGAACCCGCTCTCCTGGATCCCCTGGCCGGAGATCGACCTGCCGGACGTCGACCTGCCGGACATCGACCTGCCCGCCCTGCCGGGCTGGATCTCGGAGATCATGGACTCGGTCGGGTTGGTGATCCCGATCCTCATCGCCGTCGCGGTCGCCGTCGAGGAGACCCGGCGTCGGCGGAGGGTCGGGCAGCGGGCCGAAGCGTCCAACGGCGCGGCCGACGAGGCGGGGACCACCGACGCCGCGACCGCCGCGGCGCCGCCCGGCACTCCGGCGACCACCGCCCGCAACACCGCCACCGAGACGGAAACCGCCCCCGACCCGGCCCCCGAGCCCGAACTGGAGCCCGCCCAGCCCCTCGACCGCCACGGCTGAACGGAACCACGTCCCTCAGCCCCAACCGCCCCACAGCCGCAAGAGCCGAAAGAGCCGCACCGGCCGCCCAGCCACGATCCGCAAGAGGTTCCATGCGCACCGTCGATCCCGTCAAGCACGAGGCCAAGCGCCGCCAGATCATGGCCGCTGCCGCCGCCCTGTTCGCGCGCAAGGGGTTCGAGCGGACCACCACCGCCGACATCTGCGCCCGGGCCGGGATCAGCTCGGGCGCGCTGTTCCACTACTTCCCCAACAAGCGGGCGATCTTCCTCGCCATCTTCGAGCAGGACCGGCGCGACATCGCGGCCTACCTCGCCGGGATCGGGGAGGACGACGACCCGTGGGAGGCGCTGCTCGGCCTGATCGACATCATGGTGGACGGCATCGAGGATCCCGAGTACGCGGGGCTCGCGCTGGAGGTGATGGCGCACGCCGGCCACGACGAGGAGTTCGCCGCCATGGTGAGCGGCTTCGACACGGAACTGCGGCAGGCGCTGACCGGGCTGCTGGAGCGGGCCGCGGCCCGCGGGCGGATCGACGCCGGCCTCGACCTCGCCATGGCGGCCGAGTGGATCTCCGCCATGGCCGACTCCCTGTTCATCCGCGCCGGCGCCCCGGGCTTCGTGCCCGCCGAGCAACTGCGGATGTTCCACCTGATCGTGGCCCGTTTCCTGCGAGTGGAGACACGCTGAGCGGCGCGCCCGATACCCGACAGAGGATGTCGGGCATCGCCGGCACGATGGCTCCATGACATTCAGCTGGGCAGACTTCCACACCGCCGAACCGGAGTTGGCCGGGACGGTTCAAGGACGCTTCCAGGCGTACCGGCACCACGTCCTCGCCACCCTGCGGGCGGACGGGTCGCCGCGCGTCACCGGCCTGGAGGTCGACTTCCGGTTCGGTGAGATGTGGCTCGGCATGATGCCGAACTCGCGCAAGGCGCTCGATCTGATGCGGGACCAGAGGTTCGCGATCCAGGCGAACCCGGGCCCGGGCACGGACATGGACGGCGGCGATGCCCGGGTGTCGGGGCGGGCGGTGGAGGAGACCGACACCTCGGTGATCGCCCGGTTCATCGAGGAGGTCCAGCCGCCGCAGCCGTTCCACCTGTTCCGGGTGGACCTCACCGAGGTCGTGCGCACCTACGTGGAGGGCGAGGAACTGGTGGTGCAGGCCTGGCGACCGGGCCGCCCCGTCCGCACCATCCGCCGCGGCAACGACTCCGCCCCACGCGAGGAGTAGGGCCACTTCCCGGCACGCGGACGCGCCCCTCCCCGCGCCCCGGTTGGCCTGG
Coding sequences:
- a CDS encoding TetR/AcrR family transcriptional regulator; its protein translation is MRTVDPVKHEAKRRQIMAAAAALFARKGFERTTTADICARAGISSGALFHYFPNKRAIFLAIFEQDRRDIAAYLAGIGEDDDPWEALLGLIDIMVDGIEDPEYAGLALEVMAHAGHDEEFAAMVSGFDTELRQALTGLLERAAARGRIDAGLDLAMAAEWISAMADSLFIRAGAPGFVPAEQLRMFHLIVARFLRVETR
- a CDS encoding pyridoxamine 5'-phosphate oxidase family protein: MTFSWADFHTAEPELAGTVQGRFQAYRHHVLATLRADGSPRVTGLEVDFRFGEMWLGMMPNSRKALDLMRDQRFAIQANPGPGTDMDGGDARVSGRAVEETDTSVIARFIEEVQPPQPFHLFRVDLTEVVRTYVEGEELVVQAWRPGRPVRTIRRGNDSAPREE